Proteins encoded by one window of Rhodohalobacter sp. SW132:
- a CDS encoding 50S ribosomal protein L25, giving the protein MTQPEIYPLEGTKRESGRKESDRLRDELRIPAVLYGPKIKENLHFSILESDLEKILAVSQTKLQTLKVDGEEYRTMLKDVDFDPVSDRALHADFYVLDSDVPVTLNVPVRIKGTAIGVRDGGGRVFQPMRIVRIRVLPDKIPAQFEVDITNLEIGDSIHVSDIELEGAEALDDDSRTIVTIAPPKSEALFTSSIAEAGIEDEAEEDAELEEGEELEGEEGESEEGDEAEEAEK; this is encoded by the coding sequence ATGACGCAACCAGAAATATACCCATTAGAGGGAACTAAAAGAGAATCAGGCAGAAAGGAGTCAGACAGGCTGCGTGATGAACTTCGAATTCCTGCCGTACTCTACGGTCCGAAAATAAAAGAGAATCTTCATTTTTCAATTCTTGAAAGTGATCTTGAAAAAATTCTCGCCGTAAGCCAGACGAAACTTCAAACACTTAAAGTGGATGGTGAAGAATACCGCACCATGCTGAAGGATGTGGATTTTGATCCAGTTTCAGATCGTGCTCTTCATGCCGATTTTTACGTTCTCGATTCAGATGTTCCGGTTACACTGAATGTTCCTGTTCGCATTAAAGGTACGGCAATTGGTGTTCGTGACGGTGGTGGACGTGTGTTCCAGCCGATGCGTATTGTTCGTATCCGGGTACTGCCAGATAAAATCCCTGCGCAATTTGAGGTGGACATTACAAATCTGGAAATCGGAGATTCAATTCATGTAAGTGATATTGAACTGGAAGGCGCAGAAGCGCTGGATGACGACAGCAGAACCATCGTAACGATTGCACCACCGAAATCAGAAGCTCTCTTTACATCATCTATCGCCGAAGCCGGTATTGAAGATGAAGCTGAGGAAGATGCTGAACTCGAAGAGGGTGAAGAGCTTGAAGGCGAAGAGGGTGAGTCTGAAGAAGGTGATGAAGCTGAAGAGGCTGAAAAATAA
- a CDS encoding ribose-phosphate pyrophosphokinase: MDTPLAIFSGRSNLALSRAIAESYGTKLGDITIKSFSDGELYAKYEQSIRGEDVFLIQSTPPPGDNIMELLMLLDAAKRASVKRVTAVIPYFGYARQDRKDQPRVSITSKLIANLLTEAGADRVLTMDLHASQIQGFFDIPLDHLYASRVFVDHYRKNQIGNLVVVAPDVGSIKMARSYSKRLGASLAFIDKRRPKQNVAEVMNIIGEVEGKNVLMVDDLIDTAGTLTNASVALKKRGALSIRAASTHPILSGPAYQRIEDSPIDELLVTDTIPLRKPSEKIKVLSVANIFAEAIQRIHTNDTISALFDD; the protein is encoded by the coding sequence TTGGATACGCCCTTAGCCATATTTTCCGGGAGAAGTAATCTTGCACTCTCGAGAGCCATCGCTGAAAGTTACGGTACAAAGCTTGGAGATATTACAATTAAGTCTTTTTCAGACGGTGAGTTGTATGCAAAATATGAACAGAGTATTCGGGGTGAAGATGTTTTTTTGATTCAGTCGACGCCTCCTCCGGGTGATAATATAATGGAGTTGCTTATGCTGCTGGATGCGGCAAAGCGTGCGTCGGTGAAGCGTGTAACCGCGGTTATTCCCTATTTCGGATACGCCCGGCAAGACAGGAAAGATCAGCCTCGTGTTTCGATTACCTCAAAGCTGATTGCGAATTTATTGACCGAAGCGGGTGCAGACCGCGTGTTAACGATGGATCTGCACGCATCACAAATCCAGGGATTTTTTGATATACCCCTGGATCATCTGTATGCAAGCCGTGTGTTTGTTGACCATTACCGGAAAAACCAGATTGGAAATCTTGTAGTAGTAGCTCCGGATGTGGGAAGTATAAAAATGGCGCGTTCCTACTCAAAACGATTGGGAGCCAGCCTCGCGTTTATTGATAAGCGCAGGCCCAAACAGAACGTTGCCGAGGTGATGAACATCATCGGTGAAGTTGAAGGGAAAAATGTTCTGATGGTAGACGATCTGATCGATACCGCCGGAACACTTACAAATGCATCCGTTGCTTTGAAGAAACGCGGCGCTTTAAGTATCCGGGCGGCATCCACCCATCCGATACTTTCCGGGCCGGCGTATCAGAGAATTGAGGATTCACCCATTGATGAATTACTGGTTACCGATACCATTCCGTTAAGGAAACCATCGGAGAAAATTAAAGTTTTAAGTGTCGCCAACATCTTTGCTGAAGCGATACAGCGTATCCATACCAACGATACGATCAGTGCACTTTTTGATGATTAA
- a CDS encoding DUF2851 family protein, with protein sequence MSSGANSYPYDESLLQWIWQNLEFSTQNLRTQCGKSVTIIYQGKRNSGEGPDFSGASIVMDSLEYHGDVELHIRPGGWVEHKHENSVLYNRVVLHVVFEDKQEVRSGAVKRPDGTSPPLLVLKPYVQKTLQHLFEKSQVRGLPCSGHIQFINQSAFEKQVEKAHKSYFEYKIAELLKHYPAQLPIPDAWRYLFTAGLFETLGIPRNRKAMLHFHRELATNAGDITEQDSIQRFVEKAQYIAFSGGDEDLEKIGWESTGMRPASRPAKRAGQAAALFYTVNQLPFKQYLDPELSSWNKIMEMLPAEHKPGGQMEKILRQTIFLPAEYLLGDLLHSARIKSAAYSEWRSICGGVPPEVQKPFSSSGFEINQKTKKPGLAHQLKRYCRAGKCHQCEVFKKAICS encoded by the coding sequence GTGAGTAGCGGAGCCAATTCATATCCGTATGACGAATCTCTGCTGCAGTGGATTTGGCAAAACCTCGAGTTTTCTACACAAAATCTTCGCACGCAGTGCGGGAAGTCCGTAACCATAATTTATCAAGGCAAAAGAAATTCGGGTGAAGGGCCAGATTTTTCAGGAGCTTCAATTGTAATGGATTCTCTCGAATACCATGGGGATGTTGAACTTCATATCAGGCCGGGCGGATGGGTTGAGCACAAACATGAGAATTCTGTTTTGTACAACCGGGTAGTGCTGCATGTTGTTTTTGAGGATAAACAAGAAGTAAGATCGGGTGCCGTAAAACGACCGGACGGAACATCTCCGCCGCTTTTAGTTCTAAAGCCGTACGTACAAAAAACGTTGCAGCACCTTTTTGAAAAAAGCCAGGTCCGCGGGTTACCCTGTTCCGGGCATATTCAATTCATAAATCAGAGTGCTTTTGAAAAGCAAGTAGAGAAAGCACATAAGAGCTATTTTGAATACAAAATTGCGGAGCTTTTGAAGCACTATCCGGCACAACTCCCGATCCCTGATGCCTGGCGCTATCTTTTTACAGCCGGCTTGTTTGAAACTCTGGGCATACCGCGAAACCGAAAGGCCATGCTTCACTTCCATCGTGAGCTGGCAACAAATGCAGGAGATATAACAGAACAGGATTCTATTCAGCGATTTGTTGAGAAAGCACAATACATCGCATTTTCAGGCGGTGATGAAGATCTTGAGAAAATTGGTTGGGAAAGCACTGGGATGAGGCCCGCAAGCAGGCCTGCAAAAAGAGCAGGGCAGGCTGCGGCTCTTTTTTATACGGTGAATCAGTTGCCATTTAAACAATATTTAGATCCGGAGTTAAGCAGCTGGAATAAAATTATGGAGATGCTTCCTGCAGAACATAAGCCGGGTGGTCAGATGGAGAAAATTCTTCGGCAAACCATATTTCTGCCGGCAGAATATCTTTTAGGAGATTTGCTGCATTCGGCCCGGATAAAATCTGCGGCATACTCAGAGTGGAGATCGATTTGCGGCGGGGTGCCACCGGAAGTACAAAAACCGTTCAGCAGTTCTGGTTTCGAGATAAACCAAAAAACAAAAAAACCGGGCCTTGCACATCAATTAAAGCGGTATTGCAGGGCCGGTAAGTGCCATCAATGCGAAGTGTTTAAAAAAGCAATTTGTTCTTGA
- a CDS encoding phosphoribosyltransferase family protein, with protein MILLDQNRLQRILKRMAYQLVETSAGRNIDLVGLNERGYSVASVLEEHMTKEINIDVSLHQLFVDGTAETSGFTRKNKVLIAADDVIYSGKTMFKALNHIEELYDYEDVYVAAVIDRGHRKLPVEAGIVGVEVPTKINEHVDFQLKNNKPHQVLITKINPE; from the coding sequence ATGATTTTACTCGATCAAAATCGTCTGCAGCGTATACTCAAACGAATGGCCTATCAGCTTGTTGAAACATCTGCCGGCCGGAATATCGACCTGGTTGGTCTTAATGAACGCGGTTACTCCGTTGCTTCAGTGCTGGAAGAGCATATGACCAAAGAGATTAATATCGATGTATCTCTTCACCAGCTTTTCGTAGACGGTACAGCTGAAACATCAGGTTTCACCAGGAAAAATAAAGTTCTTATCGCAGCAGATGATGTCATCTACAGCGGAAAGACGATGTTCAAAGCCCTCAATCACATCGAGGAACTTTACGATTACGAAGACGTTTATGTTGCTGCTGTCATCGACAGAGGGCACCGAAAACTGCCGGTTGAAGCCGGTATTGTAGGAGTTGAAGTGCCTACAAAAATAAATGAACACGTGGATTTCCAACTCAAAAATAATAAACCGCATCAGGTTTTAATTACCAAAATCAACCCCGAATAA
- a CDS encoding DUF3078 domain-containing protein, with protein MLKKFTLLAAFILLTTLQVKAQESIVVSDTLVGWDQGWVTGLNGAQAAYSNWSQGGVNNISFSGNSTYRAYYREKRFSYGFLINTRYGLTRFDGEGTRKTDDRFSIRNRFLYDIGAEESDFSLYANLNFRTQFDQGFDYGAGPDGGDRLISNFLAPAYISQNAGLSYSPGDHFTFETGIGLRQTIVRETELAPLYGLDEGDSFRNEAGFNLGASYEQSIATNMVMSSSIETFTNINRALSSTNVFFSTEVLGRINNLMNASVRLDLVYDDNFSNQLQVRQSLSLGISFILI; from the coding sequence ATGTTAAAAAAGTTTACCCTTCTCGCTGCATTCATTTTATTAACAACATTACAGGTAAAAGCCCAGGAATCAATTGTCGTAAGTGACACACTCGTTGGATGGGATCAAGGCTGGGTTACAGGCCTGAATGGAGCACAGGCAGCTTACTCTAACTGGTCACAAGGTGGTGTAAATAATATTTCCTTTAGCGGAAATTCAACCTACCGGGCCTACTACCGTGAAAAACGGTTTTCATACGGATTTTTAATTAACACCCGCTACGGTCTTACACGGTTTGATGGCGAAGGAACGCGAAAAACAGATGACCGTTTCTCTATCAGAAACCGGTTTTTATACGATATAGGTGCAGAAGAAAGTGATTTTTCACTCTATGCAAATTTAAACTTCAGAACTCAATTCGACCAGGGATTCGACTACGGCGCCGGGCCTGACGGTGGTGATCGGCTGATTTCAAATTTTTTAGCTCCCGCCTATATTTCTCAAAATGCTGGTTTATCATACAGCCCCGGCGATCATTTCACATTTGAAACAGGGATTGGTTTACGGCAGACGATTGTGCGGGAAACCGAACTTGCACCGCTATACGGCCTCGATGAGGGAGACTCCTTCAGAAATGAAGCCGGTTTTAACCTGGGCGCGAGTTACGAACAAAGCATAGCCACTAACATGGTGATGAGCTCATCTATTGAGACATTCACAAACATTAACCGGGCTCTGAGCAGTACCAATGTCTTTTTCTCAACCGAAGTTTTGGGCCGGATTAATAATTTGATGAATGCTTCTGTACGCCTCGATTTGGTATATGACGATAATTTCTCAAACCAGTTACAGGTTCGTCAGTCTCTATCGCTGGGAATATCATTCATTTTGATTTAA
- a CDS encoding aminotransferase class V-fold PLP-dependent enzyme, translating to MNRYEAYLPILQSALRKLDDWRTQFGEEQLVGFTETPQIIEIVEELKERLKGNYPFHHPQYVGQMLKPPHPLAWISYAMAMTVNPNNHALDGGPPTSQMEKEAVEKLARMVGYQGDYLGHLTSGGTIANLEALFVAREIHPEKMIAASANAHYTHRRMCRVLNTPFFEIPANPDGTIKWDALDNNLDEIGTVVITMGTTGLGTVEPLAELLPKLKNAGIRVHVDAAYGGFFKIIEDSLSTSEHWSVLSEADSIVIDPHKHGLQPYGCGSILFKDPGVGQFFKHDSPYTYFTSDDLHLGEISLECSRAGASAAAFWATLKLFPLTEDGLGVYLKSTVRAAKGFYQLLKRSDQFECYREPDLDILAYFPIPREMKVSAVTEISKKLFQSGIEADPKSGFHLSLYTVNATEFCSAFPEYEADSETASILRSVLMKPEHELFITKLTARLHTLLDSTQE from the coding sequence GTGAATCGATACGAAGCATACCTGCCCATTTTACAATCTGCACTGCGTAAGCTCGATGACTGGCGAACACAATTTGGTGAAGAGCAGCTGGTTGGATTTACGGAAACTCCTCAGATCATTGAAATCGTAGAAGAACTAAAGGAGCGACTGAAAGGAAACTATCCCTTTCATCATCCGCAATATGTCGGACAGATGCTGAAACCGCCACATCCCCTGGCGTGGATTTCTTACGCAATGGCGATGACCGTAAACCCGAACAACCACGCTCTGGATGGCGGTCCTCCAACATCACAAATGGAGAAAGAAGCCGTAGAGAAGCTCGCACGGATGGTGGGGTACCAGGGGGATTATCTCGGGCATTTAACATCTGGCGGCACCATTGCAAACCTGGAGGCACTTTTTGTAGCCCGTGAGATCCATCCGGAAAAAATGATCGCCGCTTCAGCAAATGCACACTACACCCACCGGCGCATGTGCCGGGTGCTCAATACGCCTTTTTTTGAAATACCGGCGAATCCTGACGGAACTATAAAGTGGGATGCGCTTGATAACAATCTCGATGAAATCGGCACTGTTGTGATTACGATGGGAACGACAGGCCTGGGAACGGTTGAACCGCTGGCTGAACTCCTTCCAAAACTTAAAAACGCAGGGATCAGAGTTCATGTGGATGCCGCCTACGGTGGGTTTTTCAAAATTATTGAAGATTCCCTCTCAACCTCAGAACACTGGAGTGTCCTTTCTGAAGCAGACAGTATCGTTATCGATCCGCACAAACATGGGCTTCAGCCCTACGGCTGCGGCAGCATTCTTTTTAAAGACCCCGGAGTGGGGCAATTTTTCAAACACGATTCACCCTACACTTACTTTACTTCTGATGATCTTCACCTTGGGGAGATCAGTCTTGAATGTTCACGCGCAGGGGCGTCGGCTGCCGCATTTTGGGCTACCCTTAAGCTTTTCCCCCTCACGGAGGACGGACTGGGAGTCTACCTGAAATCTACCGTTCGGGCCGCAAAAGGTTTTTATCAGCTACTCAAAAGATCCGACCAATTTGAATGTTACAGGGAACCAGATCTCGATATTCTGGCCTATTTTCCAATTCCCAGAGAAATGAAAGTGAGTGCCGTCACTGAAATAAGCAAAAAACTGTTTCAGTCAGGTATAGAAGCAGATCCAAAGAGTGGTTTTCATCTCAGTCTGTATACCGTAAATGCCACAGAGTTTTGTTCTGCTTTCCCGGAATATGAAGCAGATTCAGAAACGGCTTCCATTTTACGAAGTGTTCTCATGAAACCGGAGCATGAACTTTTCATTACAAAACTCACCGCGAGACTTCATACTCTTCTGGATTCAACTCAAGAATAA
- a CDS encoding lamin tail domain-containing protein — translation MHETFEDQDLSSNPAWTGDLHDFSFTVENGNTLLQLSANPDPSRTQIATPSAVATGSWEFYIRQEFNPSNLNRAFIFLMADRADLNYLDGSSVNGYAVRTGDNDTPRRMKLVRFDNGNQTVLTESETELQEGGEYRVNVTRSEDGVWQLYLSEGFDSVPAADAEPVTDLVHQSSEYFGLLMRYSSANTEGFYFGDIKIKNSEPFQAVSAGVVRADQVRILFNYPLDPSSVSPQNIQFSGLPAAISAEVSGTEAVISFEDLIEDGSYSVNVENVRSEFGDHVTGSTELGFSFENPLYLSAASVTGEREIELKFSLRLTTASADPGNFLINREIIPLEVDQENDGQVILRFGMDLPPGEIEIEMNRLESEEGWRIRNGTVTDAYRFGEIAGNDVVINEILYRRIDSASPQFVEIYNRTEHRFELSGWQLETGRGSAAIGHGITISGDNFLVITDSPHFAGLDDRILYLDGFVPLRTTGDMVVLRDADGAVIDSLTYTPGWGGNRAGVSLERKDPNAISIDPVNWAESRAENGMTPLEQNSRYRPDIEPPKIIFAGYNSKYGILSARFNKFVKQESRTRFFLDGTPITPITGLPPGSELQFHVSEIPGNREVELRAENLYDYQLNAAEQLIIPVSRPIESGAVVFNEIMFDPLQDDYDGLPNQTEYIELRNRRNVSISLEGIYLHDRFDENGEVSKMHPESTRSAWIPAGGYALLQAGETGETVASDGNAEFFGFSDELAGHILNFNRATLGLPMAGREVYLADSLGAVIDGVDYSPDWHNPNLVDTKGISLERINPNGETNDPSNWGSSTVPAGGTPGRQNSIFQVPEPVSDSRMIHLQPNPFSPDGDGHEDHLFINYRFDDPNYMLRVRIFDRYGRLFRSLADSHPAGFEGALVWDGRSDRGITGRIGIYIIHIEAYNSSTGNRVQMKETAVLARQF, via the coding sequence ATGCACGAAACGTTCGAAGATCAGGATCTGAGCAGCAACCCGGCCTGGACGGGCGATCTTCATGATTTTTCATTTACGGTGGAAAACGGCAATACCCTTCTTCAGCTCAGCGCCAATCCCGACCCCAGCCGTACTCAAATTGCAACACCCTCTGCAGTTGCAACCGGAAGCTGGGAATTTTACATCCGGCAGGAGTTCAATCCATCCAACCTGAATCGCGCGTTTATTTTTCTGATGGCCGACCGGGCCGATCTCAATTACTTGGACGGAAGCAGCGTGAATGGCTATGCGGTACGAACGGGTGACAACGATACTCCCCGGCGAATGAAACTGGTTCGATTTGACAATGGAAATCAAACGGTATTAACTGAATCGGAAACTGAGCTGCAGGAGGGTGGTGAGTACCGGGTGAACGTTACGCGGTCGGAAGACGGTGTCTGGCAGCTCTATCTTTCTGAAGGATTTGATTCAGTTCCAGCAGCTGATGCGGAACCGGTCACAGATCTTGTTCATCAGTCATCAGAATATTTTGGATTGCTGATGAGGTATTCATCCGCAAATACCGAAGGATTTTATTTCGGCGATATCAAGATCAAAAATTCTGAACCATTTCAAGCCGTTTCGGCCGGGGTAGTGCGAGCCGATCAGGTGCGAATACTGTTCAATTATCCGCTTGATCCGTCATCGGTTTCTCCGCAAAACATTCAGTTTTCCGGGTTACCGGCTGCTATTTCTGCTGAGGTTAGCGGTACAGAAGCGGTTATTAGTTTTGAAGATCTAATCGAGGACGGTTCTTACTCCGTAAATGTGGAAAATGTACGGAGCGAATTCGGTGATCACGTTACAGGGTCAACAGAACTCGGTTTCAGTTTTGAAAATCCGCTCTATCTGTCAGCTGCTTCGGTTACGGGTGAACGTGAAATTGAGTTGAAGTTTAGTCTCAGGCTGACGACAGCATCCGCAGATCCCGGAAATTTTCTGATCAACCGGGAGATCATTCCGCTTGAAGTGGATCAGGAAAATGACGGACAAGTTATTCTCAGATTTGGAATGGATCTGCCGCCTGGCGAAATTGAAATTGAGATGAATCGGCTGGAAAGCGAGGAGGGGTGGAGGATAAGGAACGGAACTGTTACTGATGCATACCGTTTTGGTGAGATTGCAGGAAATGATGTTGTGATCAATGAGATTTTGTACCGCCGAATTGATTCCGCAAGCCCGCAGTTTGTGGAAATTTATAACCGGACAGAACATCGGTTTGAACTTTCGGGATGGCAGCTCGAAACCGGAAGGGGATCGGCAGCGATCGGTCATGGAATCACGATCAGTGGGGACAATTTTCTCGTGATTACAGATTCTCCTCATTTTGCCGGACTCGATGATCGGATTTTGTACCTGGACGGATTTGTCCCTCTCAGGACAACAGGAGATATGGTGGTGCTGAGAGATGCAGATGGTGCTGTGATTGACAGCCTTACCTACACACCGGGGTGGGGCGGTAACCGGGCGGGTGTGTCGCTTGAAAGAAAAGATCCGAATGCGATCTCCATCGACCCGGTTAACTGGGCGGAAAGTCGTGCGGAAAATGGAATGACACCGCTTGAGCAGAACAGCCGGTATCGTCCGGACATCGAACCACCAAAAATCATTTTTGCCGGGTATAATTCCAAATATGGAATTCTTTCGGCTCGATTCAACAAATTTGTTAAACAGGAATCCCGTACACGATTTTTCCTTGATGGGACACCTATTACCCCGATTACCGGGTTGCCACCGGGATCTGAATTACAATTTCATGTTTCTGAAATTCCGGGCAATCGAGAGGTAGAACTGCGGGCAGAAAATCTGTATGATTATCAGCTGAATGCAGCGGAACAGTTGATCATTCCGGTTTCAAGGCCGATAGAGTCCGGCGCGGTGGTGTTCAACGAAATTATGTTCGATCCACTGCAGGACGATTACGACGGGCTGCCAAATCAAACCGAATACATTGAACTTAGGAACAGAAGAAACGTTTCGATTTCGCTGGAAGGAATCTATCTGCATGACAGGTTTGATGAAAATGGAGAGGTTAGCAAGATGCATCCGGAGAGTACCCGATCAGCCTGGATTCCGGCCGGAGGATATGCACTGCTTCAGGCGGGAGAAACGGGCGAAACAGTGGCCTCAGATGGAAATGCAGAGTTTTTTGGGTTTTCTGATGAGTTGGCCGGTCATATTCTGAATTTTAATCGTGCCACGCTGGGCCTGCCGATGGCCGGCAGGGAAGTGTACCTGGCTGACAGCCTCGGGGCCGTCATTGATGGGGTGGATTACAGTCCCGATTGGCACAATCCCAACCTGGTGGACACGAAAGGAATTTCGCTGGAGCGAATCAATCCGAATGGGGAGACGAATGATCCGTCGAACTGGGGATCGAGCACAGTGCCGGCAGGCGGAACTCCGGGCAGGCAAAACTCAATTTTCCAGGTGCCGGAGCCTGTATCGGATTCCCGAATGATTCATCTGCAGCCCAACCCTTTTTCACCGGATGGCGACGGCCATGAAGATCACCTTTTTATCAACTATAGGTTTGATGATCCAAACTATATGCTTCGCGTTAGAATTTTTGACCGGTACGGCCGCCTGTTTCGGTCACTTGCCGATTCGCACCCGGCCGGTTTTGAGGGGGCTTTAGTCTGGGACGGGCGGTCAGATCGCGGGATAACCGGACGAATTGGGATCTATATCATTCATATCGAAGCCTATAACAGTTCGACTGGAAACCGTGTTCAAATGAAAGAAACAGCTGTTTTGGCGAGGCAGTTTTGA
- the asd gene encoding aspartate-semialdehyde dehydrogenase has protein sequence MSDYRVGILGATGAVGQKFIRLLEGHPWFNITSLGASSRSAGKTYREAANWIEATAMPESVSGLTVKECEPGQFPDVDFVFSGLDSSVAGKVERAFAEAGIPVISNAKNFRTDPTVPLLIPEVNPDHIDLIKSQSFTEDGSGWIITNPNCVAVPLTTSLKPLFDEYGVESVILTSMQAISGAGYPGVPSLDILGNVVPLISDEEPKIHAEPLKLLGNLEDGKLTHADFPVQATATRVPVINGHMLAVTVGLKKKPGSAEEVKELYRNWKSPIADLDLPSAPEYPIFYHDDERYPQPRMHADAEKGMRTSVGRMRSSNVLDLSYVAMAHNTVRGAAGGAILNAELLVRKKYL, from the coding sequence ATGTCTGATTATCGTGTAGGAATACTTGGCGCAACCGGCGCTGTGGGGCAAAAATTTATCCGGCTGCTTGAAGGTCACCCCTGGTTTAACATCACATCCCTGGGAGCATCAAGCCGGTCGGCAGGAAAAACATACCGCGAAGCCGCAAATTGGATCGAAGCTACCGCAATGCCGGAATCTGTATCGGGCCTGACTGTTAAAGAGTGCGAACCCGGCCAGTTTCCCGATGTTGATTTTGTATTCTCAGGACTTGATTCTTCTGTTGCGGGAAAAGTGGAGCGCGCATTTGCTGAGGCGGGAATTCCTGTGATCAGCAACGCCAAAAATTTCAGAACCGACCCAACCGTTCCGTTGCTGATCCCGGAAGTGAACCCGGATCATATCGATCTGATAAAATCCCAATCATTTACTGAAGATGGGTCCGGATGGATTATCACCAATCCCAACTGTGTGGCGGTTCCGCTAACTACATCGCTGAAGCCTCTGTTTGATGAGTATGGAGTAGAAAGCGTGATTCTCACATCTATGCAGGCAATTTCCGGCGCGGGTTATCCCGGAGTGCCAAGTCTCGATATTTTGGGAAATGTGGTCCCGCTGATCTCTGATGAAGAGCCTAAAATCCATGCTGAGCCTCTGAAACTTCTTGGAAACCTGGAAGATGGAAAACTAACCCATGCCGATTTCCCGGTTCAGGCAACGGCAACACGTGTTCCGGTGATTAACGGCCATATGCTTGCAGTAACGGTTGGATTGAAGAAAAAACCCGGTTCCGCTGAAGAGGTGAAAGAGTTGTACAGAAACTGGAAAAGCCCCATTGCGGACCTGGATCTGCCATCGGCTCCGGAGTACCCGATATTTTATCATGATGATGAGCGGTATCCCCAGCCCCGTATGCATGCAGATGCCGAAAAAGGGATGCGCACTTCAGTCGGGCGAATGCGGTCCTCGAACGTGCTGGATCTGTCGTACGTAGCGATGGCCCACAACACCGTGCGCGGAGCAGCCGGCGGTGCCATTCTGAACGCCGAACTGCTGGTGCGAAAAAAATACCTGTAA